A genome region from Mugil cephalus isolate CIBA_MC_2020 chromosome 13, CIBA_Mcephalus_1.1, whole genome shotgun sequence includes the following:
- the cxcl12a gene encoding chemokine (C-X-C motif) ligand 12a (stromal cell-derived factor 1): MDVKFLAVVAALIVVMYAPPSQAKPFSLVERCYCRSTVNTLPRGFIRELKFIHTPNCPFQVIAKLKSNKEVCVNPELKWLQQYMKNAINKMKKSKQAN, translated from the exons ATGGATGTCAAGTTTCTGGCGGTCGTGGCTGCACTCATCGTGGTGATGTATGCGCCTCCATCACAAG caAAACCCTTCAGTCTGGTGGAGAGGTGCTACTGCCGTTCAACCGTCAACACCCTCCCACGGGGATTCATCCGAGAGCTCAAGTTCATCCACACACCTAACTGCCCCTTCCAAGTGAT TGCCAAGCTGAAGAGCAATAAAGAGGTGTGTGTGAACCCTGAGCTCAAGTGGCTGCAGCAGTACATGAAGAATGCCATCAACAA GATGAAGAAATCCAAACAGgccaactaa